Proteins from a genomic interval of Chloroflexota bacterium:
- the narI gene encoding respiratory nitrate reductase subunit gamma, producing the protein MSAGALLLWVVIPYVALTIFVVGHVWRYRRDQFMWTSRSTQMLESRWLRWGSTLFHYGTFMAIGGHVIGIAIPAAVPDAFGIDEEGYHLISVSAGTLAGVLVLAGFVILLYRRLRFPRVAATTTRTDLVAYGALTVALVTGVIATSGWNLFVSGYDYRETVAPWFRGIFLLDPNPELMTEPPLIYQIHALSAWLLYAVWPFTRLVHAWSYPIQYLGRPYILYRRRYAPARTGGR; encoded by the coding sequence ATGAGCGCCGGAGCGCTGCTGCTGTGGGTGGTGATCCCCTACGTCGCGCTCACGATCTTCGTCGTCGGCCACGTCTGGCGCTACCGCCGGGACCAGTTCATGTGGACCAGCCGCTCGACGCAGATGCTCGAGAGCCGATGGCTGCGCTGGGGCAGCACCCTCTTCCACTACGGCACCTTCATGGCGATCGGGGGCCACGTGATCGGCATCGCCATCCCGGCCGCCGTCCCCGACGCGTTCGGAATCGACGAGGAGGGCTACCACCTGATCTCGGTCTCCGCGGGAACGCTGGCCGGCGTGCTCGTGCTCGCCGGCTTCGTCATCCTGCTCTACCGGCGGCTCCGCTTCCCGCGCGTCGCCGCCACCACCACGCGCACCGACCTCGTCGCGTACGGGGCGCTCACCGTCGCGCTCGTCACCGGCGTCATCGCCACAAGCGGCTGGAACCTGTTCGTCAGCGGCTACGACTACCGCGAAACGGTCGCGCCGTGGTTCCGCGGAATCTTCCTGCTCGACCCGAACCCCGAGCTGATGACCGAGCCGCCGCTGATCTACCAGATCCACGCGCTCTCGGCCTGGCTGCTCTACGCGGTCTGGCCGTTCACGCGGCTCGTGCACGCCTGGAGCTACCCGATCCAGTACCTCGGACGCCCCTACATCCTCTACCGCCGCCGCTACGCGCCCGCGCGCACAGGAGGCAGATGA
- the narJ gene encoding nitrate reductase molybdenum cofactor assembly chaperone encodes MPRLRQGRAPAPSPTVYKVISLLLQYPDERLLGARDEILAAVAGLPPSRQKESIERFCAYWAAGSPIELAQSYVEVFDLQKRAGLYLTFYGHGDKRQRGMALLRLKKLYRAAGFPLEGRELSDYLPVMLEFAALASPEQGETLLLEHRSAIELVRMSLRDQESPYAHLLDAVCAGLPELSAAERAGVTELVREGPPTEQVGLEPFAPPEVMPSTAPRR; translated from the coding sequence ATGCCGCGGCTTCGGCAGGGCCGCGCCCCGGCGCCGTCCCCGACTGTCTACAAGGTCATATCGCTGCTGCTGCAGTACCCCGACGAGCGGCTGCTGGGCGCACGTGACGAAATCCTCGCCGCGGTCGCCGGGCTGCCGCCGTCGCGCCAGAAGGAGTCGATCGAGCGCTTCTGCGCCTACTGGGCCGCCGGCTCGCCGATCGAGCTCGCCCAGAGCTACGTCGAGGTCTTCGACCTGCAGAAGCGCGCCGGCCTCTACCTGACCTTCTACGGCCACGGCGACAAGCGCCAGCGCGGCATGGCACTACTGCGGCTGAAGAAGCTCTACCGGGCGGCCGGCTTTCCGCTTGAGGGCCGCGAGCTCTCCGACTACCTGCCGGTGATGCTCGAGTTCGCAGCCCTCGCGTCGCCCGAGCAGGGAGAGACCTTGCTGCTCGAGCACAGGTCGGCGATCGAGCTCGTCCGCATGAGCCTCCGCGACCAGGAAAGCCCCTACGCGCACCTGCTCGACGCCGTCTGCGCCGGGCTGCCGGAGCTCTCGGCGGCCGAGCGCGCCGGCGTCACCGAGCTCGTGCGCGAGGGCCCGCCGACCGAGCAGGTCGGGCTCGAGCCGTTCGCCCCGCCCGAGGTCATGCCGAGCACCGCGCCGCGGCGATGA
- the narH gene encoding nitrate reductase subunit beta, protein MHVKAQVGMVMNLDKCIGCHTCSVTCKQVWTNRHGAEYMWFNNVETKPGLGYPKRWEDQEEWQGGWELDRKGRLRLKAGGRLKKLLQIFWNPDLPEIDDYYEPWTYDYEKLITAPLSEHDPVARPKSQLTGKDMSIKWGPNWDDDLAGAPEHALGDPDLEGLGEQVKLEYEQAFMFYLPRICEHCLNPSCVASCPSGAMYKREEDGIVLVDQEKCRGWRFCVSGCPYKKVYFNHKTGKAEKCTLCYPRIEAGQPTICSETCVGRLRYLGLVLYDADRVEEAASTPDEKDLLDAQLGVFLDPEDPEVRAQASRDGIPDDWIEAARRSPVHALALRYRVALPLHPEFRTMPMVWYVPPLSPVANAFEHVEPGDPDDVFPAIDALRIPVDYLANLLSAGDAEVIRGVLKRLAAMRSYMRRKEVGKGPDAGLAEAAGMEPADVEAMYRLLAIAKYEDRYVIPQAHTELAGRLMEQQGTCGLDFEGGPGNCGAVPASEPATNESFMLTEMAEGRMPAEAADHDEPDDRTLRLNIVEMLERGSRAAPEPEA, encoded by the coding sequence ATGCACGTCAAGGCCCAGGTCGGGATGGTCATGAACCTCGACAAGTGCATCGGCTGTCACACCTGCAGCGTGACCTGCAAGCAGGTCTGGACCAACCGCCACGGCGCCGAGTACATGTGGTTCAACAACGTCGAGACGAAGCCCGGGCTCGGCTACCCGAAGCGCTGGGAGGACCAGGAGGAGTGGCAGGGCGGCTGGGAGCTCGACCGCAAGGGTCGCCTTCGCCTCAAGGCCGGTGGGCGGCTGAAGAAGCTGCTGCAGATCTTCTGGAACCCCGACCTGCCCGAAATCGACGACTACTACGAGCCCTGGACCTACGACTACGAGAAGCTGATCACGGCGCCGCTCTCCGAGCACGACCCGGTGGCGCGCCCGAAGTCGCAGCTCACCGGCAAGGACATGAGCATCAAGTGGGGCCCGAACTGGGATGACGACCTCGCCGGAGCGCCGGAGCACGCCCTCGGCGACCCCGACCTCGAGGGCCTCGGCGAGCAGGTCAAGCTCGAGTACGAGCAGGCGTTCATGTTCTACCTGCCGCGGATCTGCGAGCACTGCCTGAACCCCTCCTGCGTCGCCTCGTGCCCGTCGGGGGCGATGTACAAGCGCGAGGAGGACGGGATCGTGCTGGTCGACCAGGAGAAGTGCCGGGGTTGGCGCTTCTGCGTGTCGGGCTGCCCCTACAAGAAGGTCTACTTCAACCACAAGACCGGCAAGGCCGAGAAGTGCACGCTCTGCTACCCGCGCATCGAGGCGGGGCAGCCGACGATCTGCTCAGAGACCTGCGTCGGGCGCCTGCGCTACCTCGGCCTCGTCCTCTACGACGCGGATCGGGTCGAGGAGGCCGCCTCGACACCGGACGAGAAGGATCTGCTCGACGCACAGCTCGGCGTCTTCCTCGACCCGGAGGATCCCGAGGTGCGCGCCCAAGCATCGCGCGACGGCATCCCCGACGACTGGATCGAGGCCGCGCGCCGCTCGCCGGTGCACGCCCTGGCGCTGCGCTATCGCGTCGCGCTGCCGCTGCATCCGGAGTTCCGCACGATGCCGATGGTCTGGTACGTGCCGCCGCTGTCGCCGGTCGCGAACGCCTTCGAGCACGTCGAGCCCGGCGACCCGGACGACGTGTTCCCCGCCATCGACGCGCTGCGGATACCGGTCGACTACCTGGCCAACCTGCTCTCGGCCGGCGACGCGGAGGTGATCCGCGGCGTTCTCAAACGGCTCGCCGCGATGCGCTCCTACATGCGCCGCAAGGAGGTCGGCAAGGGACCGGACGCCGGCCTGGCCGAGGCGGCCGGGATGGAGCCGGCCGACGTCGAGGCGATGTACCGGCTGCTCGCGATCGCCAAGTACGAGGATCGCTACGTGATCCCCCAGGCCCATACTGAGCTGGCCGGCCGGCTGATGGAGCAGCAGGGCACCTGCGGGCTCGACTTCGAGGGCGGTCCCGGCAACTGCGGGGCGGTGCCGGCGAGCGAGCCCGCGACCAACGAGAGCTTCATGCTCACCGAGATGGCGGAGGGCCGCATGCCTGCGGAGGCAGCCGACCACGACGAGCCCGACGACCGGACGTTGCGACTCAACATCGTCGAGATGCTCGAGCGCGGCTCGCGGGCGGCACCCGAACCGGAGGCCTGA